In a genomic window of Brettanomyces nanus chromosome 1, complete sequence:
- a CDS encoding uncharacterized protein (BUSCO:EOG093446RN) translates to MEDFTIHLTSDLTSSERRLSPDWTLKYFKHRVEYITGIPPESQKIWIYETNDSNEREQIDSLLNEETTLLEDLHISPFTRIHIESTSNDPDMIQLQKELLNPEDQDEEGLFKLEEKRYDEMAHTVKKWKLEKKLGRYDPAFTGKIQELLEENEVKAKTIRVGDRCKLHNSSFERLGTVRYVGKIPEINNENSWVGVELDEPYGKNDGSIKGVKYFTCKLNYGSFVKPIVVETGDFPQEKLDFNSDEEEDEL, encoded by the coding sequence ATGGAGGACTTTACAATACATCTGACGTCTGATTTGACATCTTCCGAAAGAAGACTTTCTCCCGATTGGACATTGAAATATTTTAAGCACAGGGTGGAGTATATTACAGGGATTCCTCCAGAATCgcagaagatatggatATACGAGACGAATGATTCCAATGAGAGAGAGCAGATAGACAGTTTATTGAACGAAGAAACCACACTTTTAGAAGATCTTCACATTTCTCCTTTTACAAGGATCCATATTGAAAGTACTAGTAATGACCCCGATAtgattcaacttcagaaGGAGTTGCTTAATCCTGAAGACCAGGACGAAGAAGGATTGTTCAAgttggaagaaaagagatacGATGAGATGGCACATACCgtcaagaaatggaagttggaaaagaaactaGGCCGTTATGATCCAGCATTTACGGGGAAAATACAGGAGCTGCtagaagagaatgaagttAAAGCAAAAACGATTAGAGTAGGTGATCGCTGCAAACTGCATAATTCTTCATTCGAAAGGCTAGGAACAGTGAGATATGTTGGTAAGATTCCAGAGATCAACAACGAGAATAGCTGGGTTGGAGTTGAGCTTGACGAACCTTACGGAAAGAATGATGGTTCTATCAAGGGGGTGAAATATTTCACGTGTAAATTGAATTATGGATCTTTTGTGAAGCCAATTGTTGTGGAGACCGGTGATTTCCCTCAAGAGAAGTTGGACTTTAATAGcgatgaggaagaagacgaaCTATGA
- a CDS encoding uncharacterized protein (BUSCO:EOG093448N2): MPKIPTKYKFKKRPPNGFSKIEPTLAKFSAKMKAAESKPLPLNRPKHESTWEIYKLNHQRSRYIFEIYYKKKMISRELYDWLLTNKFGDKELIAKWKKKGYENLCCLKCIQAKETNQGTTCICRVPRATLKETQKDKGKDTRCVNCGCRGCASSD, from the coding sequence ATGCCTAAAATACCCACCAAATACAAGTTCAAAAAGAGGCCACCAAATGGATTCTCCAAAATAGAGCCCACGCTGGCCAAATTCAGTGCCAAAATGAAAGCAGCAGAGTCCAAGCCACTACCGTTAAATCGACCAAAGCATGAGAGTACGTGGGAAATATATAAATTAAACCATCAACGGTCAAGATACATCTTTGAGATCTattacaagaagaaaatgatcaGCCGAGAGTTGTATGATTGGTTATTAACAAACAAATTTGGCGATAAAGAACTCATAGcgaaatggaagaagaaagggTACGAAAATCTATGTTGTCTAAAGTGCATCCAGGCTAAGGAGACTAATCAGGGAACTACGTGTATCTGCCGAGTCCCCAGGGCCACGTTAAAAGAAACACAGAAGGATAAGGGAAAAGACACGAGATGCGTGAATTGTGGATGTAGAGGATGTGCAAGTTCTGATTGA
- a CDS encoding uncharacterized protein (EggNog:ENOG41): MKVGDIHRFIITYVPDDPEGICQSLYIGVKNVENVFLTPNILSGPYMLYCDIAPADFDNTKRCFITADQPHYNPNVMPGQNIHASLSCHTMQSKHVWVVNVISQIVFNTSSEINFEIFICRKPEQLHKRYYKDFYGNFAQNLDVQHFTTLDLWNQPPLFIPCKEHPVHLVILTHGLYSNTTADMFYMKQRIQQMCARTGENIVIRGFTGNVCKTERGVKYLGRRLAEWIVKTVVPEIGQVMKISFIAHSLGGLVQTFAIAYIQHNYPNFFHTVHPENFVAMASPLLGISNENPAYVKLFLSMGVVGKTGQDLGLQSSKPLLLLLPSKATRKVLRKFKRRTVYANTLHDGIVPLRTAALLFLDWNGLAQMYGTLKLSGSLNPNYENLEEAASSDEHVSEIPANVEREEDDENQDQDQVIAESTGNSLSDSAGIEVAAEGPDGNGQGMLDLIKAKLQSWVSTTPSTAGNTRMSKKVKRYQRFQTTIDDDDGDVSDVQKVPATPIPKTNILSGLSRVLLPPRPDSDFILDPSTRNNVILHDKIYRPSMIPKPKISKSNSFINSMDTTSRQRMLEEKIARKWHKGLTWRKVLVNIPPDAHNNMIVRRNFANAYGWPVVQHMVESHFGEKCYKGEDWGDFALNPEDEASDSDEGDLGIEEKMSKILDKEHAKSIAESNKSTQIPVKPNPKRQPIASTDQEEEEEDDEDESWMDDNNSIIYDGPTGMLNTIPEGVSGQVEALKKTIFFDEEDKTDLHEHKNYKLDPSEEDAKSTFANDPSQLMNNYL; this comes from the coding sequence ATGAAGGTGGGAGATATTCATCGTTTTATTATCACATACGTTCCCGATGATCCAGAGGGAATCTGCCAATCGCTTTATATTGGTGTGAAAAATGTAGAAAATGTGTTTCTCACGCCGAACATATTGTCCGGGCCGTATATGCTCTACTGTGATATAGCTCCGGCTGATTTTGATAACACCAAGCGTTGCTTTATCACGGCTGACCAACCCCATTATAATCCTAATGTAATGCCTGGTCAGAATATACATGCCAGCCTTTCTTGCCATACAATGCAATCCAAACACGTTTGGGTGGTTAACGTGATATCCCAGATTGTTTTCAACACATCATCCGAAATCAACTTTGAAATCTTCATTTGCAGGAAGCCTGAACAACTTCATAAGCGATATTATAAGGATTTCTATGGTAATTTTGCTCAGAATTTGGATGTCCAGCATTTCACCACTTTGGATCTTTGGAATCAGCCTCCTCTTTTCATTCCATGCAAGGAACATCCAGTTCATTTGGTGATTCTGACACATGGACTCTATTCCAACACTACCGCCGATATGTTTTACATGAAGCAGCGTATCCAGCAAATGTGTGCGAGAACTGGAGAAAATATAGTGATTAGAGGATTCACTGGTAACGTTTGTAAAACGGAAAGAGGCGTGAAATATCTTGGACGAAGGTTAGCTGAATGGATTGTCAAGACAGTCGTGCCTGAAATTGGACAGGTGATGAAAATCTCGTTTATAGCGCACTCTTTGGGAGGTCTAGTTCAAACTTTCGCAATTGCATACATCCAGCATAATTATCCTAATTTCTTCCACACGGTCCATCCAGAGAATTTTGTTGCTATGGCTTCCCCGTTATTGGGAATATCAAACGAAAATCCAGCATATGTGAAACTGTTTCTTTCAATGGGTGTTGTTGGAAAGACAGGACAGGATTTGGGATTGCAAAGCAGTAAGCCGCTACTTCTTTTATTACCATCCAAGGCTACACGCAAGGTATTGAGAAAATTCAAGAGAAGGACTGTTTATGCGAATACTTTGCACGATGGCATTGTGCCATTAAGAACCGCTGCTCTACTTTTTTTGGACTGGAACGGTCTTGCTCAAATGTACGGCACTTTAAAACTGAGTGGTTCTTTGAATCCAAACTATGAAAATCTGGAAGAAGCGGCCAGCTCCGATGAGCATGTGAGTGAGATCCCTGCAAATGTGGaaagagaggaagatgatgagaatCAAGATCAGGATCAAGTTATTGCTGAATCAACAGGTAATAGTTTGTCAGATTCTGCTGGAATTGAGGTCGCTGCGGAAGGTCCTGATGGAAATGGTCAGGGAATGCTGGATTTGATTAAAGCAAAGCTTCAGTCTTGGGTGAGTACAACTCCAAGTACTGCAGGTAATACAAGAATGTCAAAGAAGGTTAAAAGATATCAGAGATTTCAAACCACTatagatgatgatgatggagatgtcAGCGACGTGCAGAAAGTTCCGGCAACACCCATTCCTAAGACTaatattctttctggttTGAGCCGTGTCTTGTTACCGCCTAGACCGGATTCGGATTTCATTCTTGATCCTTCTACGAGAAATAATGTTATTTTGCATGACAAAATCTATAGGCCAAGCATGATTCCGAAACCTAAGATATCGAAATCGAACTCCTTCATAAATTCGATGGATACAACGAGTAGACAGAGAATGCTGGAGGAGAAGATCGCAAGAAAATGGCATAAGGGACTGACCTGGAGGAAAGTGTTGGTGAATATTCCACCAGATGCTCATAATAACATGATTGTGAGAAGGAATTTTGCTAATGCATACGGATGGCCCGTTGTACAGCATATGGTAGAGAGTCATTTTGGGGAAAAATGCTATAAAGGAGAAGACTGGGGTGATTTTGCATTAAATCCTGAAGATGAGGCTTCTGATAGTGATGAAGGTGATCTGGggatagaagaaaagatgtcAAAAATACTGGATAAAGAGCACGCTAAGTCTATCGCTGAGAGCAATAAGAGTACACAAATACCAGTTAAACCTAACCCTAAGCGGCAACCAATTGCATCTACTGATcaggaggaggaggaggaggatgaCGAAGACGAGAGCTGGATGGACGATAATAATTCGATTATTTACGATGGTCCTACAGGAATGCTAAATACGATCCCTGAAGGAGTGAGTGGACAGGTGGAAGCCTTAAAGAAGACTATATtctttgatgaggaagataaaACAGATCTTCATGAGCATAAAAATTATAAATTAGATCcaagtgaagaagatgcgAAGAGCACCTTTGCTAATGACCCATCACAATTGATGAATAATTATTTATAA
- the ILV2 gene encoding Acetolactate synthase, mitochondrial — MLCTTFPVSSRRAAISITKKLLRCNNSCASTHYKINSLYGVRHKSSAVHVRREQPSPAFNIINEEEDNDTEAAVEAAAATEHVCADTDGPSAAVMAHKRKLTPLFREVEMDDSMIGMTGGEIFHEMMVRHNVDTVFGYPGGAILPVYDAIYNSDKFKFVLPRNEQGAGHMAEGYAKVSGKTGVVLVTSGPGATNTVTAMTDALADGVPLVVFTGQVPTTAIGTDAFQEADVVGISRSCTKWNVMVRSVSELPRRINEAFEIAASGRPGPVLVDLPKDVTSAVLNHAIPTSSTIPNNALDTITRSAVTQFTTECIERAADLLNKAKKPVLYVGAGILNNPKGPQRLRELVDKAQIPVTTTLQGLGAFDQRDEKSLDMLGMHGSGTANMAIQNADLIIAMGARFDDRVTCNVSKFAPAAKLAAAEGRGGIIHFEISPKNINKVVEATEAIEGDVTRNLELFNQLVKPVKSRPEWFAQIKEWKRKFPYAYEHEDPGSPIKPQTLIKEINKQAIATGRETIITTGVGQHQMWAAQYITWTKPRTFLTSGGLGTMGFGLPAAIGAQVAKPDALVIDIDGDASFNMTLNELSSAVQAGTPIKIIILNNEEQGMVTQWQSLFYKHRYSHTHQQNPNFVKLAEAMGLKGARVSEQKDLSPAIAECLSYKDGPFLLEVMVEHKTPVLPMVPAGNGLEHFMSYNPKFEKEQKELRHKRTHGKY, encoded by the coding sequence ATGCTCTGTACCACCTTCCCTGTTTCCTCGAGAAGAGCGGCTATATCTATAACTAAAAAGTTACTACGATGCAATAATAGCTGCGCTTCCACTCATTATAAGATAAATTCTCTCTATGGTGTGCGTCATAAATCTTCTGCTGTTCATGTGAGACGAGAGCAGCCTTCTCCTGCTTTTAATATtatcaatgaagaagaagacaatgATACTGAGGCTGCCGTCGAAGCTGCAGCCGCTACGGAACACGTCTGTGCCGATACCGATGGTCCTAGTGCCGCAGTCATGGCACataaaagaaagttgaCTCCTCTTTTCCGAGAGGTTGAAATGGACGATTCAATGATTGGAATGACTGGTGGAGAAATCTTCCACGAAATGATGGTGAGACATAACGTTGATACTGTTTTTGGCTACCCAGGTGGTGCCATTCTCCCTGTTTATGATGCTATTTACAACTCTGATAAATTCAAGTTTGTCCTCCCTCGTAATGAACAAGGTGCTGGCCATATGGCTGAAGGATATGCCAAGGTGAGCGGCAAAACTGGCGTTGTTTTGGTCACTTCTGGGCCTGGCGCAACGAATACTGTCACTGCCATGACCGATGCTTTGGCTGATGGTGTTCCTCTTGTTGTGTTCACTGGTCAGGTTCCAACTACTGCCATTGGAACTGATGCCTTTCAAGAGGCTGATGTTGTTGGTATTTCACGTTCTTGTACCAAGTGGAACGTAATGGTGAGATCCGTTTCGGAGCTTCCGCGTAGGATAAATGAGGCATTTGAGATTGCTGCATCTGGAAGACCAGGACCAGTTCTTGTTGATTTGCCAAAGGATGTCACTAGTGCTGTTCTTAATCATGCAATTCCAACATCTTCCACTATTCCTAATAACGCGTTGGATACTATTACGCGTTCGGCGGTCACTCAATTCACGACTGAATGCATTGAACGTGCTGCTGATTTGCTCAACAAAGCTAAGAAGCCAGTCCTATACGTCGGTGCAGGTATTCTCAACAATCCGAAGGGTCCTCAGCGTCTACGTGAATTGGTTGACAAGGCACAGATTCCTGTTACTACTACGCTACAAGGTCTCGGTGCCTTTGATCAGAGGGATGAAAAATCACTAGATATGTTGGGTATGCACGGTTCTGGTACTGCAAATATGGCAATTCAGAACGCCGATTTGATCATCGCTATGGGTGCAAGATTCGATGACAGAGTCACTTGTAATGTTTCAAAGTTTGCCCCTGCTGCTAAGTtggctgctgctgaggGACGTGGGGGTATAATTCATTTTGAAATCTCTCCAAAGAACATTAACAAGGTTGTTGAAGCTACCGAGGCTATCGAAGGTGATGTTACCAGGAACCTTGAATTGTTCAACCAGTTGGTGAAACCTGTTAAGTCTAGACCGGAATGGTTTGCCCAAATTAAAGagtggaaaagaaaattccCCTATGCTTATGAACACGAGGATCCAGGCTCTCCGATAAAGCCTCAAACTTTAATTAAAGAAATTAATAAGCAGGCGATTGCAACTGGCCGTGAGACTATCATCACCACTGGTGTCGGTCAACACCAAATGTGGGCTGCGCAATACATTACTTGGACCAAGCCACGCACGTTTCTTACTTCTGGTGGTTTGGGTACGATGGGATTTGGTCTTCCAGCTGCTATAGGTGCTCAGGTTGCCAAACCAGATGCTTTAGTTATTGATATAGATGGAGATGCCTCTTTCAATATGACTCTTAATGAGTTGTCCTCTGCTGTTCAGGCGGGTACTCCAATTAAAATTATTATTCTCAACAACGAAGAACAAGGTATGGTGACTCAATGGCAGTCGTTGTTTTACAAACATAGATATTCACATACCCACCAGCAGAACCCTAACTTTGTGAAGTTGGCCGAGGCCATGGGACTAAAAGGTGCTAGAGTTTCCGAACAGAAGGATTTATCCCCTGCTATTGCTGAATGTCTTTCTTACAAAGATGGACCTTTCTTACTAGAAGTCATGGTGGAACATAAGACGCCGGTTCTTCCGATGGTTCCTGCCGGTAATGGGTTAGAACATTTCATGTCATACAATCCAAAATTTGAGAAGGAGCAAAAAGAGCTTAGACACAAGAGAACTCATGGTAAATATTAG
- a CDS encoding uncharacterized protein (BUSCO:EOG09340FA7): MPAAKSLRDEIIKASNAADADNDPNRNNIESLDYNPLDDIMDLFNGSESLADLDSLMAYTNGYKLEIEGEILQRECDYNQRLSEVEKPSMELDKLQMQLDELLLEFNSTKRLAENTGATINSMTANIKKLDSCKKNLTLSMTILKRLQMLVTAYDALEKLINNETTIRDYNQIKQLLSAVLELMQHFQTYKSIDEINTLNKKIVSMRNRVIDEIFKDFEAEFNETLNNPTILQACDILDILGKAYRDKLTNWYVNVLLKELTGIFRSSEEAGSLENLNRRYIFFQRILTNFQQVHSKMFPKDWKMPIALSNRFCEVTRKDLKEVTAKETRLNGPHVDANLLLTALAQTLDFESYLNQKFKMYSDFGDSTTFNFDRSISDVFEPYLNVWIDHQGSIIERKFLDYLNPSSMYRKSGVAEGGDNGSDVGHRKNSNSEEKSEVVTDEGINVLESAADLFRNYRQMLGQLAKLTHGRPLIRLSKLFSKYLMEYQRRILQILIPDGNKLLSANAQEQAEVIDIVCLVLNTADYCSTTTSQLSVKLCSLLEPKELSKEIDFSSLEESFLDMVTHCMTAIYSKIDGDLQYAWREMANNNWRMMKEVTGESRHMTSIKSTLNEDCELIFDKLNKSSYARNFIDKLAELVVDDMTLNIVKLQPITEVMAEQFILDLQTLKGFFLNLPLKAAYGAKIKGSPNFGKFISSKISEVVALMKVLMVPHKPTDSYIVNYFGNIKDSNFNNFVKTLKLKGMLRNDATFEKDKFKYMDLFKTQLRSFQETSDDNLDESNSFIERLNVDKMTSMSSRSKYTSPTIVQTPSISPSVGSNISSFFNSSRPNFNIDRHHLEKNLAKTFSDNKISFGKFFKKGAN; this comes from the coding sequence atgccTGCAGCAAAATCTCTGAGAGATGAAATCATTAAGGCATCGAATGCTGCGGATGCTGATAATGATCCCAATCGAAACAACATAGAGTCTTTAGACTATAATCCTTTGGATGACATTATGGATCTATTTAATGGCTCGGAAAGCCTTGCCGATTTGGACTCATTGATGGCCTATACCAACGGATACAAGTTGgaaattgaaggtgaaaTTTTACAGAGGGAGTGTGATTATAATCAGAGATTGTCCGAAGTGGAGAAACCTTCTATGGAATTGGACAAGCTTCAAATGCAATTGGATGAGTTGTTACTCGAATTTAATTCCACAAAAAGGCTTGCCGAGAATACAGGAGCAACAATCAATTCCATGACAGCAAATATCAAAAAATTGGATAGCTGCAAAAAGAATTTGACGTTATCCATGACGATTTTGAAGCGTCTACAGATGCTTGTTACTGCTTACGATGCTCTAGAGAAGTTAATCAATAACGAGACTACAATAAGGGACTACAACCAAATTAAGCAGTTGCTTAGTGCAGTATTGGAGCTCATGCAACATTTTCAAACTTATAAGAGTATAGATGAAATCAATACTCtcaacaagaagattgTTTCGATGAGAAATAGAGTTATAGATgagatcttcaaagattttgaagctgaGTTTAACGAGACCCTCAATAATCCAACGATTTTGCAGGCTTGTGATATTCTAGACATTCTTGGTAAGGCTTATAGGGACAAATTAACGAATTGGTATGTCAATGTACTACTAAAAGAGCTTACCGGTATTTTCAGGAGCTCCGAAGAGGCAGGCTCCTTGGAGAACTTAAACAGAAGATACATATTCTTTCAGCGAATATTAACTAATTTCCAGCAGGTTCACTCCAAAATGTTCCCAAAGGATTGGAAAATGCCTATTGCATTATCAAACAGGTTTTGTGAGGTTACTAGAaaggacttgaaagaaGTGACTGCCAAAGAAACTAGACTCAATGGACCTCATGTTGATGCTAATCTCTTATTAACTGCATTAGCTCAAACATTGGATTTTGAATCCTATTTAAACCAGAAATTTAAGATGTACAGCGATTTCGGAGATAGTACTACTTTCAATTTTGATAGGAGCATTTCGGATGTTTTTGAACCATATCTTAATGTTTGGATAGACCACCAGGGTAGCATTATTGAAAGGAAATTTTTAGATTACTTGAATCCCTCATCTATGTATAGAAAATCTGGGGTTGCCGAAGGAGGTGATAATGGCAGTGATGTTGGCCACAGAAAAAACAGCAATTCTGAAGAGAAATCTGAAGTTGTTACTGATGAAGGTATCAATGTTTTGGAGTCAGCTGCTGATCTATTTAGAAACTACAGGCAGATGTTAGGCCAGCTTGCAAAGCTTACTCACGGCCGGCCGTTAATTCGTCTCTCCAaactcttctccaaatatTTGATGGAATATCAGCGTCGAATTCTTCAGATACTGATTCCTGACGGCAATAAATTGCTGTCAGCCAATGCTCAAGAGCAGGCGGAGGTCATAGACATAGTATGTCTTGTTTTAAATACTGCAGATTACTGCTCAACTACGACCAGTCAGCTATCTGTGAAATTGTGCTCGTTATTGGAACCCAAAGAACTATCGAAAGAAATTGACTTTTCTAGTCTAGAGGAGTCATTTCTTGATATGGTAACGCATTGCATGACCGCAATCTACTCAAAGATTGACGGAGATTTACAGTATGCTTGGAGAGAAATGGCCAATAACAATTGGAgaatgatgaaagaagTTACTGGAGAATCCCGGCATATGACTTCAATTAAGAGTACGTTGAATGAGGATTGCGAGTTGATATTTGATAAGCTCAACAAAAGCTCCTATGCGAGAAACTTCATTGATAAATTAGCTGAACTGGTAGTTGATGATATGACTCTTAACATAGTTAAGTTGCAACCGATCACTGAAGTGATGGCAGAGCAATTTATTTTGGATTTGCAAACGTTGAAGGgatttttcttgaatctaCCCCTTAAGGCCGCTTATGGGGCCAAAATCAAAGGGTCACCGAATTTTGGAAAGTTTATTAGCAGCAAAATTTCTGAAGTGGTGGCTTTGATGAAGGTGTTGATGGTACCACATAAGCCTACTGATAGCTATATTGTGAACTATTTTGGAAATATCAAGGATTCAAATTTCAACAATTTTGTCAAAACCCTAAAACTTAAGGGAATGCTACGAAATGACGCCACctttgagaaagataaGTTCAAGTATATGGACCTATTCAAAACCCAGTTAAGGTCTTTCCAAGAGACCAGTGACGATAACCTTGATGAATCGAACAGCTTCATAGAGAGGTTGAACGTGGATAAAATGACTTCAATGTCGTCAAGGTCTAAATATACAAGTCCTACAATAGTACAGACACCATCAATATCACCCTCTGTGGGATCCAATATCagcagtttcttcaactcctcaaGACCTAATTTCAATATTGACAGGCACCATCTAGAGAAGAATCTAGCTAAGACTTTCTCTGATAACAAGATTAGTTTTGgcaaattcttcaaaaaaggaGCAAATTAG